In Halorubrum sp. BV1, the following proteins share a genomic window:
- a CDS encoding S26 family signal peptidase — protein sequence MNLRSLAGSGATALLVGLVVVMLIGQQLGQPILLGFVLTGSMNAEPATMAPGDGFVAVPPSLAGDVEEGDVVTFEARELQGGGLTTHRIVGETDEGYITRGDANPFTDQDGPEPPVRESQIAAVALQLDGEVVVIPKIGLLVLGMQEAFSIGASALSGMPGLGGLADGDVGTSMVAVGLLLLAYSVVAEMVGGERGRPDRSERSRSRRSETSAVLVLVVILLLITVPATASMVVPSGTNDITIVSSQTPSGNPTVIERGGSVEYTYNFTNDGFVPRIAVVEAASTGVDVSHSALVAGRGETASSTVTIHAPNETGAYVRSVGEWQYVQFLPASVILALHAIHPFVAVAAINAVIVVIVTAVYVVAVGLEPFRFRDRNRDVGLADRVRRRIRKWL from the coding sequence ATGAATCTCAGATCGCTCGCCGGCTCCGGCGCGACCGCTCTCCTCGTCGGCCTCGTCGTCGTCATGCTGATCGGCCAACAGCTCGGTCAGCCGATCCTCCTCGGGTTCGTGCTCACCGGCAGCATGAACGCCGAGCCGGCCACCATGGCACCCGGCGACGGGTTCGTCGCGGTCCCACCGTCGCTCGCCGGCGACGTCGAGGAGGGGGACGTGGTGACGTTCGAGGCCAGAGAGCTGCAAGGGGGCGGACTGACGACCCACCGGATCGTCGGCGAGACGGACGAGGGGTACATCACGCGCGGCGACGCCAATCCCTTCACCGATCAGGACGGCCCGGAGCCGCCGGTACGGGAGTCACAGATCGCCGCCGTCGCGCTTCAACTCGACGGGGAGGTGGTGGTGATACCGAAGATCGGCCTCCTCGTGTTGGGGATGCAAGAGGCGTTCTCTATCGGCGCGTCGGCTCTCAGCGGCATGCCGGGGCTGGGCGGGCTGGCCGACGGCGACGTGGGCACGTCGATGGTCGCCGTCGGGCTGCTGCTCTTGGCCTACAGCGTCGTCGCCGAGATGGTCGGCGGCGAGCGGGGGCGGCCGGACCGGTCGGAGCGGTCGCGCAGCCGGCGGAGCGAGACGAGCGCGGTGCTCGTGCTCGTCGTCATCCTCCTTCTCATCACCGTCCCGGCGACCGCGAGCATGGTCGTCCCGTCGGGGACGAACGACATCACGATCGTGAGTTCACAGACGCCGAGCGGGAACCCGACCGTCATCGAACGGGGCGGCTCGGTGGAGTACACGTACAACTTCACGAACGACGGGTTCGTCCCGCGGATCGCGGTCGTCGAGGCCGCGAGCACGGGCGTCGACGTGAGCCACTCCGCGCTGGTGGCGGGTCGCGGCGAGACCGCCTCCTCGACCGTGACGATCCACGCACCGAACGAGACCGGCGCGTACGTCAGGTCCGTCGGCGAGTGGCAGTACGTCCAGTTCCTCCCCGCGTCCGTGATACTCGCGCTTCACGCGATACACCCGTTCGTCGCGGTCGCGGCGATAAACGCCGTCATCGTCGTCATCGTCACGGCCGTCTACGTCGTCGCCGTCGGGCTCGAACCGTTCCGGTTCCGCGACCGCAACCGCGACGTCGGCCTCGCCGACCGCGTCCGGCGGCGGATCCGCAAGTGGCTGTGA
- a CDS encoding aminotransferase class IV, giving the protein MPEDQLRYHVDGDLVPADEATVSVEDRGFAYGDAAFETLRAYGGEVFRWDAHAARLAGTCETLGLDHGVADAELKARIDETLAANTLDDAYVKCSITRGVQSGTLDPRPDVDPTVVVIAKPLPRGGVGAGDERAGENGANKDGVGDEMAGENGVGAVYDGPAALQTTKTRKPSSRAFPADAKTHNYLNGILARLELRVTGADEALMLDPEGNVAEGATSNVFFSDGTALKTPSLDGPVLPGITRRAVIEIAEEEGIPVEEGAYAPDAVREAEEVFLTNSTWEIRPVATVDGIAVGGTGGERTGGGADAAAGPLTTLLSRLFDRRVEERYYDGERL; this is encoded by the coding sequence GTGCCTGAAGATCAGCTGCGGTACCACGTCGACGGCGACCTCGTCCCGGCCGACGAGGCGACGGTCTCCGTCGAAGACCGCGGGTTCGCGTACGGCGACGCCGCCTTCGAGACGCTGCGGGCCTACGGCGGGGAGGTGTTCCGGTGGGACGCGCACGCGGCGCGGCTCGCCGGCACCTGCGAGACGCTCGGGCTCGATCACGGCGTCGCCGATGCGGAGTTGAAAGCTCGGATCGACGAGACCCTCGCGGCCAACACCCTCGACGACGCGTACGTGAAGTGCTCGATCACCCGTGGAGTCCAGTCCGGGACGCTCGACCCGCGGCCCGACGTCGACCCGACCGTCGTCGTGATAGCGAAGCCCCTGCCTCGCGGGGGCGTCGGAGCGGGAGACGAGAGGGCGGGCGAAAACGGCGCGAACAAGGACGGCGTGGGAGACGAGATGGCAGGCGAAAACGGCGTGGGAGCCGTCTACGACGGGCCGGCCGCGCTCCAGACGACGAAGACCCGCAAGCCGTCGTCGCGTGCGTTCCCCGCGGACGCGAAGACGCACAACTACCTGAACGGGATCCTCGCCCGACTCGAACTTCGCGTCACGGGCGCGGACGAGGCGCTCATGCTCGACCCCGAGGGAAACGTCGCCGAGGGGGCGACTTCGAACGTCTTCTTTTCTGACGGCACCGCGCTCAAGACGCCATCGCTCGACGGGCCGGTGCTCCCCGGGATCACCCGTCGCGCGGTGATCGAAATTGCCGAAGAGGAGGGGATCCCCGTCGAGGAGGGGGCGTACGCGCCCGACGCGGTTCGGGAGGCCGAGGAGGTGTTCCTCACCAACTCGACGTGGGAGATCCGGCCGGTCGCGACCGTCGACGGGATCGCGGTCGGCGGAACGGGAGGGGAGAGAACGGGCGGGGGGGCGGACGCCGCCGCGGGCCCGCTCACCACGCTCCTCTCGCGGCTGTTCGACCGACGCGTGGAGGAAAGGTACTACGACGGCGAGCGGCTGTGA
- a CDS encoding COG1361 S-layer family protein → MRTRTLTAILVSVLLVASGVGAGAVGAELAGTSAGGIDSGPAQTGTVYGSPDIEVYTPNPNLVPGQTNEVQIQLSNEGNLRSGASTDRSVVTTARNVRIEADDQFSPLSVESGEVVVGSVTSEAPGEVTLDVNVPEDLESGTYDLDLDITYRYQSLVRPNDSDRQVTERTVTVSRDVELRVRDDARFQVVDVESDTQVGDSGTVEATIENVGAETARNADVTFSTQSSSVTVSGGQSDTVRVPEIGPGETATVAYDVGVASDLPAQQYTLAGSVAFEDPDGISRTDDGLSLGVLPLAEQEFALTDVDSQLRVGEDGDLVGTVRNDGPVRAESVVVQYAGDDQSVIPAERSTAVGTLGPGESANFSLPIAIGGEAEAGLRSLDMAVRYRNDEGETRAFEDLVVDAEVAPERDRFDVAIENRTIQAGGTRTIDVAVTNNLDEPASDVEARLFADDPLDTGTTDTGYVQSLDPGETTTMTFELTTTASATPGSTYPVSLDFRYDDADGDSQLTDTYRVPIDVTESEEGGLPLPVIVVALLVVGTGALVLYRRRQ, encoded by the coding sequence ATGCGGACGCGAACCCTGACTGCGATCCTCGTGAGCGTCCTGCTCGTCGCGAGCGGCGTCGGCGCGGGTGCCGTCGGCGCGGAACTCGCCGGGACGTCGGCCGGGGGGATCGACAGCGGTCCGGCACAGACTGGAACAGTTTACGGATCGCCTGATATTGAGGTGTACACACCGAATCCAAACCTCGTTCCGGGCCAGACGAATGAAGTCCAGATCCAACTTTCCAACGAAGGCAATCTGCGGTCTGGGGCCTCAACCGACCGTAGCGTCGTTACGACGGCGCGAAATGTCCGCATCGAGGCTGACGATCAGTTCTCTCCACTATCTGTCGAGTCTGGCGAGGTTGTTGTCGGTTCGGTAACCTCGGAAGCACCCGGAGAAGTGACACTGGATGTCAACGTACCAGAGGATCTTGAATCTGGGACGTATGATCTCGATCTGGATATCACCTATCGGTATCAGTCCCTAGTCAGGCCAAACGATAGTGACCGACAAGTCACTGAGCGAACAGTCACCGTCTCTCGCGATGTCGAACTCCGCGTCCGCGACGACGCCCGGTTCCAGGTCGTCGACGTCGAGAGCGACACGCAGGTCGGCGACAGCGGTACCGTCGAGGCGACGATCGAGAACGTCGGCGCGGAGACGGCCCGAAACGCCGACGTGACTTTCAGCACGCAGAGCAGCAGCGTCACCGTGAGCGGCGGACAGTCAGACACAGTCCGTGTCCCGGAGATCGGCCCGGGCGAGACGGCGACGGTCGCCTACGACGTCGGCGTCGCGTCGGACCTCCCGGCCCAGCAGTACACCCTCGCGGGCTCCGTCGCGTTCGAGGACCCGGACGGAATATCTCGGACCGACGACGGGCTCTCGCTCGGCGTCCTCCCGCTCGCAGAACAGGAGTTCGCGCTCACCGACGTGGACTCACAGCTCCGCGTCGGGGAGGACGGCGACCTGGTCGGGACCGTCCGAAACGACGGTCCGGTGCGGGCCGAGAGCGTCGTCGTGCAGTACGCCGGCGACGACCAGAGCGTGATCCCGGCGGAGCGGTCGACCGCCGTGGGGACGCTCGGTCCCGGCGAGTCTGCGAACTTCTCGCTGCCGATCGCGATCGGCGGCGAGGCGGAGGCCGGGCTGCGCTCGCTCGACATGGCGGTCCGGTACCGCAACGACGAGGGCGAGACCAGGGCATTCGAGGATCTCGTCGTCGACGCCGAGGTCGCTCCCGAGCGCGACCGCTTCGACGTCGCGATCGAGAACCGCACCATCCAAGCTGGCGGGACCCGCACCATCGACGTCGCGGTGACGAACAACCTTGACGAGCCCGCGAGCGACGTGGAGGCCCGCCTGTTTGCCGACGACCCGCTGGACACCGGCACCACCGACACGGGGTACGTCCAGTCGCTCGATCCCGGCGAGACCACGACGATGACATTCGAGTTGACCACCACGGCCTCCGCGACACCGGGGAGCACCTACCCCGTCTCACTCGACTTCCGGTACGACGACGCCGACGGCGACAGCCAGCTCACCGACACCTACCGCGTCCCGATCGACGTGACCGAAAGCGAGGAGGGCGGACTGCCGCTACCGGTCATCGTCGTCGCGCTCCTCGTCGTCGGGACGGGGGCGCTCGTCCTCTACAGGAGGCGGCAGTAA
- a CDS encoding aminodeoxychorismate/anthranilate synthase component II codes for MTDARRGESSTADGRQTGRDSPAGGGWRAGKGDLDARILVIDNYDSFAYNLVQYVGEVAGAVTVRRNDAVDLAGIREIDPDGVVVSPGPGTPADAGVSTAVFALDRPVFGVCLGHQAMCANRGSRVTHAPEVVHGKPSTITHDGAGVFAGLPDRLRVGRYHSLCVTREDLPDELVETARTEDERSVVMGVRHREKPHVGVQFHPESILTPRGEAMVRNFAEVCADRA; via the coding sequence ATGACTGACGCGCGCCGCGGAGAGAGCTCCACCGCAGATGGCCGACAAACCGGTAGAGACTCGCCGGCCGGTGGCGGCTGGCGGGCCGGCAAAGGCGACCTCGACGCGCGCATCCTCGTCATCGACAACTACGACTCGTTCGCGTACAACCTCGTCCAGTACGTGGGCGAGGTCGCCGGCGCGGTGACGGTGCGACGGAACGACGCGGTCGATCTCGCTGGGATCCGCGAGATCGACCCGGACGGCGTCGTCGTCTCACCCGGACCGGGGACGCCCGCCGACGCCGGCGTCTCCACCGCCGTCTTTGCCCTCGATCGCCCCGTCTTCGGCGTCTGTCTGGGCCACCAGGCGATGTGTGCCAACCGCGGCAGCCGGGTCACTCATGCCCCGGAGGTCGTCCACGGGAAACCGTCGACAATCACCCACGACGGCGCGGGTGTGTTCGCCGGGCTCCCCGACCGCCTGCGAGTCGGCCGGTACCACTCGCTTTGTGTCACGCGCGAGGATCTCCCCGACGAGCTTGTCGAGACCGCACGCACCGAGGACGAGCGGTCGGTCGTGATGGGCGTCCGCCATCGAGAGAAGCCGCACGTCGGCGTGCAGTTCCACCCCGAGAGCATCCTGACGCCGCGCGGCGAGGCGATGGTTCGGAACTTCGCGGAGGTGTGTGCGGACCGTGCCTGA
- a CDS encoding HalX domain-containing protein — MSRDTDGIVLVLVLDADPDRGDEYAAWLDAYGVRVAESVESGLDALDDEVDVVLLDAGLIDADPASTVGRIRARHADCQIGLLSGDSGGIAVLGLDVDEYVPRPIAREELRETVARLVDHGAVEGALDRYLSLVERRRRVEARRDPEELDDDERYRELTGEIAARRSQIDTLLERTTGGTDGADAATADDADTRPAAAVEHSNVAEPPLYRSRPGAFYALWFVAALAYGAGDVVSTLYATVAVPGLIEGNPVVGGLLATVGIPGFLALKLLVFLVLISVSVQGGRVRDRYSYYWPPVVATGLGLLLTGWNLRLILGL, encoded by the coding sequence ATGTCTCGCGACACCGACGGCATCGTCCTCGTCCTCGTCCTCGACGCCGACCCCGACCGCGGAGACGAGTACGCCGCGTGGCTCGACGCGTACGGGGTTCGCGTCGCGGAGAGCGTCGAGAGCGGACTCGACGCACTCGACGACGAGGTCGACGTCGTGCTCCTCGATGCCGGGCTCATCGACGCCGATCCCGCCTCGACGGTCGGCCGGATCCGCGCCCGCCACGCGGACTGTCAGATCGGGCTGCTATCGGGGGATTCGGGCGGAATCGCCGTTCTTGGCCTCGACGTCGACGAGTACGTCCCGCGACCGATCGCCCGCGAGGAACTGCGAGAGACGGTCGCCCGCCTCGTCGATCACGGCGCGGTCGAGGGGGCGCTCGACCGATACCTCTCGCTCGTCGAGCGGCGTCGACGTGTTGAGGCCAGACGCGACCCCGAGGAGTTGGACGACGACGAGCGATACCGGGAGCTGACCGGCGAGATCGCCGCCCGGCGCAGCCAGATAGACACGCTGTTGGAGCGGACGACGGGCGGGACCGACGGCGCGGACGCGGCGACCGCTGATGACGCGGACACCCGCCCCGCCGCCGCGGTCGAGCACTCGAACGTCGCGGAGCCGCCACTCTACCGCAGTCGGCCGGGAGCGTTCTACGCGCTCTGGTTCGTCGCGGCGCTCGCCTACGGCGCGGGCGACGTCGTCTCGACCCTGTACGCGACCGTCGCCGTCCCGGGGCTGATCGAGGGGAACCCCGTTGTCGGGGGACTGCTCGCGACCGTCGGCATCCCCGGATTCCTCGCGTTGAAGCTCCTCGTCTTCCTCGTGTTGATCTCGGTCAGCGTGCAGGGCGGACGCGTCCGCGACCGGTACTCCTACTACTGGCCGCCGGTCGTGGCGACCGGGCTCGGGTTGCTTCTCACGGGGTGGAACCTCCGGCTGATACTCGGTCTGTGA
- a CDS encoding Rieske 2Fe-2S domain-containing protein, which produces MDAERRVAAVKEVPEESTLLVTLRPVDADAVDDGEGDVGESDDGRPEAEAILTRATGEVTAFRNYCQHWTDVRLDKDDGAFVRNGEVFCQKHGATFEADSGYCNFGPCEGAILETVDVTVDDDAVFLADDAYEFVRLGPARRDGDAGDSRIDFTGN; this is translated from the coding sequence ATGGACGCGGAGCGCCGAGTCGCCGCCGTCAAGGAGGTTCCGGAGGAGAGCACGCTGCTCGTGACGCTTCGGCCCGTCGACGCCGACGCGGTCGACGACGGCGAGGGCGACGTGGGCGAGTCCGACGACGGCCGGCCGGAGGCCGAGGCGATCCTCACGCGGGCGACCGGCGAGGTGACTGCCTTCCGGAACTACTGTCAACACTGGACCGACGTACGCCTCGACAAGGACGACGGCGCGTTCGTCCGCAACGGCGAGGTGTTCTGTCAGAAGCACGGCGCGACGTTTGAGGCCGACTCCGGCTACTGCAACTTCGGCCCTTGCGAGGGCGCGATCCTCGAAACGGTCGACGTGACCGTCGACGACGACGCGGTGTTCCTTGCCGACGACGCCTACGAGTTCGTTCGACTCGGACCCGCCCGGCGCGACGGCGACGCGGGCGACTCGCGGATCGATTTTACCGGAAACTAA
- a CDS encoding RND family transporter has product MSRSLGEQTEAWTRRLNDAIVDSPRRVIVIFLVLTLVFAGGIGLVSTDTEATDSFTEDLDEQEALDAVNQEFEDPFEPERESTQLIHSGSNVLTKEALLRDLRVLEEIESRDDLRVASANGPATVVAQRLDPTATTAAEQRRAVESTSATRVRQVVRDLSENPRFTGTLATDFNPTSASASASITVVSHDVPAGFSSGDLQEIQTSIRSIAADQPGEITAFGSGVTNAETANVIGDSLTIVMPVVVLLLLLFLVVAYRDPIDLALGLLSLLMTVIWTFGFLGFSGIPFSQQLIAVPVLLLAVGVDFGIHIINRYREEVVDGYEATEAMREANNQLMIAFIIVTVTTVFGFGANVISDLGPIRNMGLASAIGIVFTFLIFGLFLPAAKLEVDRFRERYGVPEFNSAPISSEDSTLGKLLAFPAQVSRYAPIAFVVVLLVTGGMTAAYGSGVDTSFETEDFLPPEEQPDYMTGLPEPFAPSEYTVTETLNLLEDRFSTNQDQSVKLYVEGNFEEGHALEALADPNDDPPGALAVGDGGSAQPTSIVTVIRAHADRDPEFAALVARNDVDGDGIPDRNLARIYDVLFASSAGDRAEQYLTPDRRSAQVDYAIDSSASQGEAAVDAREFADEFRFETTATGQLVVFDAVTDIIFNSAIQGLILAMALTGVFLVIAYATLEGKPLLGIVNLFPILIAIAFLLGTMRYLGMSLNALTATILSISIGLGIAYSVHATHRFIDEFNAGADAYESMIITLSGTGGALLGSMLTTSLGTGALALAITPVLGDFGLLMALSVVYSFVFTIVALPPAVLLWERYHGAWDGLAVRVTGA; this is encoded by the coding sequence ATGTCGCGGTCGCTCGGCGAGCAGACCGAGGCGTGGACGCGGCGGCTCAACGACGCTATCGTCGACAGCCCGCGCCGAGTCATCGTCATCTTCCTCGTGCTCACGCTGGTGTTCGCCGGCGGAATCGGGCTCGTCAGCACGGACACCGAAGCGACCGACTCGTTCACCGAAGACCTCGACGAGCAGGAGGCGCTCGACGCCGTCAATCAGGAGTTCGAAGACCCGTTCGAACCGGAACGCGAGTCCACGCAGCTCATCCACTCGGGCAGTAACGTCCTGACGAAAGAGGCGCTTCTCAGGGACCTCCGGGTCTTAGAGGAGATAGAGTCGCGAGACGACCTCCGCGTCGCCTCCGCGAACGGCCCGGCCACGGTCGTCGCCCAACGGCTCGACCCGACGGCGACCACGGCGGCCGAACAGCGGCGCGCAGTCGAGTCGACGAGCGCGACCCGCGTCAGACAGGTCGTTCGCGACCTCTCGGAGAACCCGCGGTTCACGGGGACGCTCGCGACGGACTTCAATCCGACGAGCGCGAGCGCCTCTGCGTCTATCACGGTCGTCTCACACGACGTTCCGGCCGGATTCTCGTCGGGAGACCTCCAGGAGATCCAGACGTCGATCCGGTCCATCGCGGCTGATCAGCCCGGCGAGATAACGGCGTTCGGCAGCGGCGTGACGAACGCCGAGACGGCGAACGTCATCGGTGACTCGCTCACCATCGTGATGCCCGTCGTCGTGCTGCTGCTGTTGTTGTTCTTAGTCGTCGCCTACCGCGACCCGATCGACCTCGCGCTCGGGCTGTTGTCGCTTTTGATGACCGTCATCTGGACGTTCGGGTTCCTCGGCTTTTCGGGAATCCCGTTCAGCCAGCAGCTCATCGCGGTTCCCGTGCTGTTGCTCGCGGTCGGGGTGGACTTCGGGATCCACATCATCAACCGCTACCGCGAGGAGGTCGTCGACGGCTACGAGGCCACGGAGGCGATGCGCGAGGCGAACAACCAGTTGATGATCGCCTTCATCATCGTCACCGTGACGACCGTGTTCGGGTTCGGCGCGAACGTTATCTCCGATCTCGGACCGATCCGAAACATGGGGCTCGCCTCCGCGATCGGGATCGTCTTCACCTTCCTGATATTCGGGCTGTTCCTCCCGGCGGCGAAGCTGGAGGTCGACCGGTTCCGAGAGCGGTACGGCGTCCCCGAGTTCAACTCCGCGCCGATCTCATCGGAAGACTCGACGCTCGGAAAGCTCCTGGCGTTCCCGGCGCAGGTCAGCCGGTACGCCCCGATCGCGTTCGTCGTCGTGTTACTCGTCACGGGAGGAATGACCGCGGCGTACGGCAGCGGCGTGGACACGTCCTTCGAGACGGAGGACTTCCTCCCGCCCGAAGAACAGCCCGACTACATGACCGGGCTCCCTGAACCGTTCGCGCCGAGCGAGTACACCGTCACCGAGACGCTGAACCTCCTCGAAGACCGCTTCTCGACGAACCAGGATCAGTCGGTGAAGTTGTACGTCGAGGGGAACTTCGAGGAGGGCCACGCGCTGGAGGCGCTCGCGGACCCGAACGACGACCCGCCGGGCGCGCTCGCCGTCGGCGACGGCGGGAGCGCCCAACCGACCAGCATCGTGACGGTGATTCGGGCACACGCCGATCGGGACCCCGAGTTCGCCGCGCTGGTCGCCCGCAACGACGTCGACGGCGACGGGATCCCCGACCGCAACCTCGCCCGGATCTACGACGTGCTCTTCGCCTCGTCGGCCGGCGACCGCGCGGAGCAGTATCTCACGCCGGACCGGCGGAGCGCACAGGTCGACTACGCGATCGATTCGAGCGCCTCACAGGGCGAAGCCGCCGTCGACGCCCGCGAGTTCGCGGACGAGTTCCGGTTCGAGACGACCGCGACCGGCCAGCTCGTCGTCTTCGACGCGGTGACGGACATCATCTTCAACTCCGCGATCCAGGGGCTGATCCTCGCGATGGCGCTGACGGGAGTGTTCCTCGTCATCGCGTACGCCACCTTGGAGGGCAAACCGCTCCTCGGGATCGTGAACCTCTTTCCGATCTTGATCGCGATCGCGTTCCTGCTCGGAACGATGCGGTACCTCGGGATGTCGCTAAACGCGCTCACGGCGACGATCCTCTCCATCTCGATCGGACTCGGAATCGCCTACTCGGTGCACGCGACTCACCGGTTCATCGACGAGTTCAACGCGGGCGCGGACGCCTACGAGTCGATGATAATCACGCTCTCGGGGACCGGCGGTGCCCTGCTCGGGAGCATGCTCACGACCTCGCTCGGGACGGGCGCGCTCGCGCTCGCCATCACCCCGGTTCTCGGCGACTTCGGCCTGCTGATGGCACTGAGCGTTGTCTACTCGTTCGTGTTCACGATCGTCGCCCTCCCTCCCGCGGTGCTGCTGTGGGAGCGGTATCACGGCGCGTGGGACGGTCTCGCGGTGCGCGTGACGGGAGCCTAG
- a CDS encoding TetR/AcrR family transcriptional regulator codes for MTRFSEEDRDRIRADLIEAGHDLFARHGFDRTRVSDVTDAVGIGTSTFYQFFDSKEALYLAVLIAERGRLFETLEAEVAAAETPREEAETILRTTLGQVRSNPLIRRLFVEGEIRRIDEQLNGTSYDDAHDSGGEGPTVGCGDGGGHENSDGHENGDGTDTADSGERVAFDRVLPQPDEWVERDDFRIDDPAVVRGLMRSLLFVTQARETPVVPAGTYDEVEEALIETVVAGLFADPPTES; via the coding sequence GTGACGAGATTTTCCGAGGAAGACCGCGATCGCATCCGCGCGGATCTGATCGAGGCGGGCCACGACCTGTTCGCGAGACACGGGTTCGACCGGACGCGCGTGAGCGACGTGACGGACGCGGTCGGGATCGGGACGAGCACGTTCTACCAGTTCTTCGATTCGAAGGAGGCGCTGTACCTCGCGGTGTTGATCGCCGAGCGCGGGCGGCTGTTCGAGACGCTGGAGGCGGAGGTCGCCGCCGCCGAGACGCCGCGCGAGGAGGCCGAGACGATCTTGCGGACGACGCTCGGACAGGTGCGGTCGAACCCGCTCATCCGGCGGCTGTTCGTCGAGGGCGAGATCCGACGCATCGACGAGCAGTTGAACGGGACGAGCTACGACGACGCGCACGACTCCGGAGGCGAGGGACCGACGGTCGGATGCGGCGACGGCGGTGGCCACGAAAACAGCGATGGTCACGAAAACGGCGATGGCACCGACACCGCGGACAGCGGTGAGCGGGTCGCCTTCGACCGGGTGTTACCGCAGCCGGACGAGTGGGTCGAACGGGACGATTTCCGGATCGACGATCCGGCGGTCGTCCGCGGGCTCATGCGGTCGCTGCTCTTCGTCACGCAGGCGCGGGAGACGCCCGTCGTGCCGGCGGGGACCTACGACGAGGTCGAGGAGGCGCTGATCGAGACGGTTGTCGCGGGACTGTTCGCGGACCCGCCAACGGAGTCGTGA